ctatatttattttatttaacagtagggttttttttccattagcttccatgtcatgtgacccagtgagtCCAAACTAATGCTGAATTGTAccagtacacaaacacacctcttCTATCATATTTTACTGCTTCTTCTATTTCATATGAATATTTTGCTATTTTTTCTTCCTAATAATTCAcctgacaacaaacaaatacacaaatattgtGGTTcatgaaactttaaaaacatgttttgctatAACCTCTTTGCTATGTTGGTGTTTCCTGTGGCGTGTCTTATTTGTCCCTTAAACTAATAAGAATCAGCATTGATTTGgagtcacatgacatggaagctgttgaaaaaaactacattttcataataaacatttatataaaGTAGACAAAGCAGTATAAtgtagtattaaaaaaaaacaggtgtgtcTAAATTGGCCTGTGTAGTGATgcaaaaaatctataaaaatacttttgctcaataaatacaaaacacattagCGATCGAGATAAGTGTTCGTCATGAAATCAGTTTAGTATTATCGCTAATATCAAGTCAgaagaaacattgtttttgtgtaaagtaaacaaacaatagGGTTTATTTTTACCATTTATTGTCGGTCCCTAAGTCAGCCTCCAGCAGACTGAGGATGTTGGAGGCgagctaaccgtcctcctgctgccaacACCAGGTCAAACTATGGAAGAGATGTAGAGCATTAATTTTATGACTCATCCAACCTGCATATATAGAATCCAATCCAGTGACGTAAGccattaaaggggcagtatgtagttttggagaagaaatgcagcctcagaattgtaatatttatgtTATTAATGACGTAAtaatatgtgtttttctctaCAACTGGGTTTAACTGCTCCCAAAGAAAAATAAGTTCCCAAAACAGAGTTTGAAAGCTAGAGAAGTGGCGGGGTCCGCCTGCACACGTCACAGTTCCCAGGAGTTCCCCAGTGGTTCCCAGACTGAGCGCAGCGCCGTATCCCTCCGCGCCAGCAGGGGGCGCGCTGTCCCCGCGCCGCGCCGCTCGTGTTTTTAATTTCccagaaagaaaataagacattttggTTTTAGCTGAGCTGCTGAAGTGTAGTTTCGCTCCTGCAGCGAGCACCGaccttctctcttctccctcgGAACATTTAGATGTGCGTTTCAGCTCCGCGCTTCTTCCGCCAAACAGCCGCCCGGTGCCGAAGTTTAAAAAGTAACGCTGTAGATTTATTCTGCAcggtagctagctagctgccgcgttgctaagctagctgcagtGTTGCATCGAGCTAACCTGGTCAACGAGGTTCGGCTGTGATGgctgcctccagcagcagaaccgTGGTGAGTGTGTGGGTCAGCGAACCCGTCCTGCAGGGAAcacagctgcttctctctggaCCTGAtccaacagaacagaacacgTGTTGAAAACAGGAGCTGGCATCATAATGTTTACTGTCAACATGTGCTTTTGAGTTTTAGAGACGATTTTGGAATAAAAACGTTCAATTAAAGtatgttaaatattaatcagaacgttttaaacaaaaacaaaagttaaagaacatgaaatgaatcacatcaggtagacacagaaacacagaggaagggACAGGAAGATGATTTGCAAGATTTTAATTGCATTCaaacttgggaaaaaaaagtgtttgcttGTATGTCCCAGTTTTATCTTTGAGAGAAACAGTCTGAGCTGCACACATCGCAGACTTTCATCCGTTATCAAAGAAAAGACCAGTCAGCTTGTATCTGTGGACGCACCTGGGAGACAAATGTAGAGTCTAAATCCTGACACCTCTGATGAGAACCTAAcgctctgtttctctctcttcagacGTCCTCTGGAACGCTGGCGGTCGGcggcgctgctgctgcatcaaaaGCGACGTCGTCCTCGGTGGTGTCAGGAAATGGAAACTGGGACGGTGCTGGTGGGATGGACCAGATCACAGTGGTGAGAATAGACGACACACACATTGCGGAGGAGCAGTCTCATGACGCGGGGAAGGGTAAAGACGAGTTTGCACAGTACTACGACATGGAGTACTCGGTGCCCGGCGAGGacgaggtggaggaagaggaagacagcgTGTTTGTCATTGAGTACTCAAATcctgaagaggagggagagagctACCAGTTCACCATGTCTGTGGACAGATCGCTGCCCGCCAAAAAGCCGGCAGACAGACATCCTGTGGTCAGCGACGACGCCAGACCTCCTCTACCTGTGGCGTCCAAACTGTCGAGGCCACAGAGGCCGCGCCAGCAGCTGCCGCAGAAGAGGAAGCTGATCTCAGCGGGGGAGGTTAAAacggaggaggtgaggaaggaggaggtcATCAGCAATAAGAGCGTGTTGGAGCTCGGAGAGAACTACAGCGATGTGATGGAGATGAATTCCGGCGCAGGTAAAGGACTGATGTGCACGCTGTGCCCGCCGCCCGGCCGGCTCTTCAAGAGGGGCTCCGGTCTGGctgtgcatttaaaacaaatgcacctCATGGTGGAGAAGAAGACGTTCTTCTGCACGTGGTGCCAGCAGAGGGTTCGCTCTCAGATCGAACTGGACGCGCACACAAAACGCCACGCCAACCAGGAGGCGGTGTTCACCTGCCACCTCTGCCCGGCGGAGACGGAAGACAAACCGGAGGCGGGGCCGTACAAAGGGTCGAGGATGGGTCTGAAGGCTCACCTGGAGAAGGCGCACCCGGGCGTCATCCCCCGCTGTGACATCTGCAACAAAGGCTTCAGGTCGCTCGTGTCGTACCTGGCCGATCAGTTTAGGCACGTCGGCAAGTCGCCGTACTACTGCGGCAAGTGTCAGATCTACGAGATGACGGAGAGGGGGCTGAGCGTCCACATCAAGAACCACAacaagaagcagaagcagcaggaggagtcTGCTGGAAACCACCTGCCGCCATCTGAAGTCCCCGCCGCCGCCGACAACTCGGCCACAGACGACTCTGACTTCTGACACGTTCGGTCTCTCGGATGAATTCTGCGATTTTAGactaaagcagcagcagctcagcgaCCTCCTCTTCGTCAGAACCATGTCTGACGTTTATGCATCTttgactgaactgaactgaactgaactttgaacgctgatgtttgtttttcatcaacttTAGGAACTTTTTCTCGTGATCACACTcttattttaaaatttgtgCCATGTGGCGGAGACAGCCTGCGTCTTCAAGATGattggatgtttgttttctccgCAACTTCATTCAAAGGAAAAGAACCAATcatgatgtttgtttacagtaaccACTGCATCATTACATCCTTTCTTTATGATACTATTTCAAAGTGTAAACATCTAACATCACTCAGTAACGTTAGCTTGACCTCCTTTACCTGTCGGGCTACAGGTgcttgtttttggtttttaagtccattttgaaacaggaaacagtgaagTGGTCAGCTGGTAACAAACAGCCAAACATTACACGAACg
This is a stretch of genomic DNA from Acanthopagrus latus isolate v.2019 chromosome 19, fAcaLat1.1, whole genome shotgun sequence. It encodes these proteins:
- the LOC119009084 gene encoding zinc finger protein 615-like isoform X2, translated to MAASSSRTVTSSGTLAVGGAAAASKATSSSVVSGNGNWDGAGGMDQITVVRIDDTHIAEEQSHDAGKGKDEFAQYYDMEYSVPGEDEVEEEEDSVFVIEYSNPEEEGESYQFTMSVDRSLPAKKPADRHPVVSDDARPPLPVASKLSRPQRPRQQLPQKRKLISAGEVKTEEVRKEEVISNKSVLELGENYSDVMEMNSGAGKGLMCTLCPPPGRLFKRGSGLAVHLKQMHLMVEKKTFFCTWCQQRVRSQIELDAHTKRHANQEAVFTCHLCPAETEDKPEAGPYKGSRMGLKAHLEKAHPGVIPRCDICNKGFRSLVSYLADQFRHVGKSPYYCGKCQIYEMTERGLSVHIKNHNKKQKQQEESAGNHLPPSEVPAAADNSATDDSDF
- the LOC119009084 gene encoding zinc finger and BTB domain-containing protein 24-like isoform X1; this translates as MVRGCVFPNCSNKMTRNTPQSFHRLPVGNRSVLKKWLGVLQMDTDASVHALRHADYRVCSDHFEREDYCQPHRRRHPIPKHFFLKKYAVPRVKELTDGLETSSGTLAVGGAAAASKATSSSVVSGNGNWDGAGGMDQITVVRIDDTHIAEEQSHDAGKGKDEFAQYYDMEYSVPGEDEVEEEEDSVFVIEYSNPEEEGESYQFTMSVDRSLPAKKPADRHPVVSDDARPPLPVASKLSRPQRPRQQLPQKRKLISAGEVKTEEVRKEEVISNKSVLELGENYSDVMEMNSGAGKGLMCTLCPPPGRLFKRGSGLAVHLKQMHLMVEKKTFFCTWCQQRVRSQIELDAHTKRHANQEAVFTCHLCPAETEDKPEAGPYKGSRMGLKAHLEKAHPGVIPRCDICNKGFRSLVSYLADQFRHVGKSPYYCGKCQIYEMTERGLSVHIKNHNKKQKQQEESAGNHLPPSEVPAAADNSATDDSDF